The DNA sequence TGAAATGAGACTAATACCTGGTTGGTCCGCTTGGCACATACCCGCCTTACAGCctagcatgaaatgccttagaatctTCCCGTAAAATGGGACTAATGTCCGGATGGCCTAACGGATTCTCGCTTTATGACCCAGCATGAAATGTTGTAAAATCTTTTTGTGAAATAGGACTAACACTCAGTTGGTCGACCTGgtatgaaatgccttagaatctTCTTGTGAAACGAGACTAATGCTCGGATGGCATGGCAGATTCTCACTTTGTGAtctggcatgaaatgccttagatttttttttgtgaaaCAAGACTACACCCAGTTGGTTGGCCTGACGTATACTTGCCTTGCAGCTTGACATGAAATGTCATAGAATCTTCTCGAGACTATCACTCGGTCAGGCTGGCGTATacctgccttgtgacctggcatgAAATGTCTTAGAATATTCTCGTAAAATGGGACTATCAACTGGTTGGCCGGGCATATACCTCCCTAGCAACATGGTATAAAATGCCTTATAATCTTCTTGTGAAATGGAACTAATACCCAGTTGGCCTAGCGTATACCCGCCTTGCGGCCTGGCATTACATGCCTTAAGATCTTCTTGTggagcgggactaacaccctgtTAGTCGGCCTGGCGTATACCCACCTTGGGGCCTATCATTACATGCATTAGAATCTTCTCgtgaaatgggactaacacccggttagTTGGTCTGGCGTATACCCACCTCGCGACCTGACATAAAATGTCTTATTATGTGAGACTCATGTCCAGATGGCCTTGTGACCTTTTatggatttatttatttatacagTCCAACATCTGGATTATATGTAGGACCCATACCCGAAtggccttatggccttgtttaaTGGAAGCCTAGCGATTGTCTTATggcctttttttttatatttccgCTGTCCAACGTCCGAGTTATGGCCTAGCTGAAgttgccttgtggcctagcgCCCTAGATTCCCTAGCAGATTCCCGCTTTGTGACCTAGTATGAGATGCTTTACTATGCGGGTCTGATGCCCGGATGGCCTTGTGACCCTTTATCGAGGCTAACGTCCAGATAACCTGGCAGATTCTCGCATTGTGACCGGCATGAGATTCCTTGTTATGCGAGTCCCATACCCGGATGGCCTTATGGCCCTTTATTGGGGCTAACGCCCAGATGGCCTAGCGGATTCCTGCATTGTGACATTTGTTCTTGTCTCCACGCTTTCATCCATCTAATGTTTCTAACTTTCCTATCAAAAAAGAAGCTTGAAGAATACATCTCATCATTTCCTTAAATCacaaacatttttataaaataaaagactcaGTTGTTTAGCTTAACTAATTTCAAAACGCAGAGTTTGACCTAGAAGCTAAACATTTGTGACATTCTCCTTGTTCCCACCCCTATTAACACTCGGTCCTCCTGTAATTGCATAAATAATCCCCACATGTCCATTATCAGGGGTGATTTCGGGAATTATTATCTCTAGGTCGGGCCTTGAAAAGATCATAATTAGAAGCAAGACGGTAATGTTTTGTTCTTGATAATGAAACAGTATGGAGAGGTCGACCTAAGCAGACCTGTGTAGAGAGATCGACTTAAGCAGATCTGTGCGCGAGGAGGTCGACCTAAGAAGGCCTTTGCGAAGACAACTCATTAGTTTATCATATTTTTACCACGTAGGCCTATTTTATAGTGATAACTTATTGTCTATAAACGATTATTGTGTAATACAGGAAGTGATGTGGGATATATAATTTGCACCGACGTCTCTCaatttagataataattttatttcaatcactcaattaatttttatttattaaaataaaatcactcaatttcatatttattttttaaaaaattccatATCTTACTTATAATAGCAAATTTACagattaaataaatctaaattacTTATTTTATCCCTCTTTCTTCAAAGAATAAGTGGTTATTTTATCTCCTTTTATggttaattagattaatttattaattattaataaaattatttattagaaaaatattatatattatttgttattaataaaagtttaaattgAAGAACAGGAAAaactataataaataaattttaaattttataataatattaatatttttattgtaatatgatACCTTaccaatattttaattttacataaataaaataaaaaaataaatattaaatgatattttatgaattataatttattaatattagtttagtgtttaaaattttgaatttggccataaatatgttcaaatatattttttatcgatgatattttaaaaattagaatatgCATATATGTTTTTCTACATATTGTATTTATTCTGTTATTAATAcatatcatataatttaaacATAATAGAAAAGTAgtttattaactaaattaacAGCAGTGGATGGTAtgatttgaaaatataaaatgtaaataaaataataaaaaatttgtgcAATGTGCATGGAAATTtgcaattaataattaatttaattatgaaaaataaaaaagagaaaaaaggcaaaatagtatttttattattttttttagggaAAACATGGGTAATTTAAATCTCTTTTAACTACTATAGACttcttttgaaataaatatgaaattcaggaattttattttaataaagttgAGGAATAGGGGGTGAAAATGATCTAAATGATACGTGTAAGAATAACTtctgaattaattaattaattagcgaAGAGTCTTAGCATTCATATTTGCTGTTTACACTTGGCAGCCTCCTCTTTCTCAACAATTTTATGAATCCACAGTTTGGGAAAGTGTCATGGAAGAAATTCAATGATTACATTTTCAGATACATGATTACTTTCCAACTTGAtccattttttacttttttttttttaattcttaaggttttttttgtcaaaaaaaaaaaaaaaaaacagttcacACGATTAACAAAGCACAAAGGCGCAGAGCTCAAACTGATGAAGTTACCACGCAAACATTAATagcatgaaaaattttaatattcaaatggattttttttgtttttgacaTGGATATAGAATcatgaaaatagaaaaaaacaaaaaacatacAGAACCAAGTAGACATCATGaattagcttcacttgatctgcaCCCATTTGGCAACGCTGGGGACTCCTTGGTAAACAACAGAGAACAGATAAAATCCAGGGGGAGCAATCATGTTGCTCGGTGGTGCGACCGCCACGATCGTGTGGGTTCCTACATTGCTCTTCACCTCTTTCAATCCCAAGTCTATAAGTCTTTGATTCATGGAGACTCCATGGGTAGTAAAAGCAGGACAATACATTGCCACTTTCAGATCTTGCTGCTGCACTTGGGATCCCTCTAACTTGATTTGAACCGCGACGTTGCCTCCATAGGTGATCGCACTAGGCATGCCCTGAATCACTGGTCTCTTCTTAGCCAGTGCAGGATTCAAGTATGGTGGAGAGAATTTCTCGATTCTAAGCTCAGTAGGATACATGGCATCGTAAATATAGCCATTGTTTGTGTTGCTGCCGCCGACAAGGACTTTTCCGTCCGGCAGAACTGCAGAAACTGAATGGTACATTCTGGGAATGTTGGAAGGTGCTAACTCGGTGAACCTTTCGCCTTTTTTGGCTCTTGGGTTATATAAAACTGGGGCAAAATTTGGTTCTCTGGCAAATCCCCAGCCTGAAGCTCCTCTTTTAGCACCATTGAGTATGAGGGCCTCTCCAGTAGGAAGAATCATCATGTCGCCCATAACGCGTGGTGTTGGCATGAGCTCTCTCCTCCAAACAGAGTCGTTACCTGTGATTTTCATTCTTGCACAGTCTTGAAGTGCAGTATAGAATATATTTTTCTCGGCTTTAGAGTACGAATCTTTGTGTGCAGAACCACCACAAATCAAGACTTCTGTGTTGACCATCGTCTGACCCTCGGCCTTAAGTTTTAGTGGGAGGAGAGCGGCCATTCCAGAGGCTGGGTAGTTGCGGTGCCCACCGGGGAGGACAGGGAACTCGCGGACGATCTTGTTAGACTTGGGACTGAGCAAAACGGAGCGACTGTTGGCGAAGATGAAGACATTGCCATCAGTGGAGAGGAAGACAAATGGGTACAAATTGTTCTCCTCTGGGTCGGTGGTTTGGCGGAGGAACTCGAACAAGAAAGGTTTAGCATTGCACTTTCCTTCCGCCGGAATGTACTCGTAGCTGAAGGCATCACGGCCACCAACCACGATAAATCCACCGTCTGCCAATGTTGCTTGTGTCGAATACCTTGCATAACCAGGAAACAAACCTGAGGaaatttcttatgaagaaataTATGAAAACAAAATGATCGAACATGAAATGATACCATCTACGATCTGCAAGTGCAGTTGGGTACTCTCTCCAGTTGCAGCCTTTGCAGGTGCCAAGGTATCTAACAGTATTTGCACCACCTTGAAAGCCACCAGTGCTCACAAGATTTCCATTAACATCGAGACCTCCAGAAGAGCACCATGTATCAGTGTGGAGCTGCCGTGAAAATGAGTTCATTATCGTTAGAAAAAGAACCATCATCCAAATACACGTTAGCTAACATTTGTGATTTGGACACATACCTCAAGAGGAGTAAGTTTTGCGTTGTTAATGTCATACAATACTGAATGACACCAGCAATCCTTTTCACCTGTGGTTTTGTTAAGAATACGACATTCTCCATTAGGTAATCGGATATTAGATATCTTCCAAATGGTGGCATCGTACATCAAGACCTGGTTAATTTTAGGAAGCAAAATTGCATGCATGGCGGAGACGCCAGAATTCTTAGAAACCAACTCCCATGCACCTTTGAATCCAAGAGTTGCCAAATTAGGACTATCAGGAGGACCGTTTTGAGGCTTATTAGAAGCTGGGGCAGCAACATCATCACCTTGAATTTGAGTCCCAAAATCATCAGGTACTTTCACTTTCTTGTAATCATCAGGATTTCCAAATGGGTTTCCGAACAATTCATGAGGCCCTAATATATGTTCCTTGTTTAAGACCTGGTAAGCATTTGGCTGATCAAACTTCTCAGCAAAGCCAGaaacaaagaacaaaggaagAATAAAGAGAGATTTTATTATGATAGCCATTATTGATTGAGAAACAAGAATTATTATTAGATACACACTTCGCTTCCGCGCTCGACTTCTTCGCGGAAGCCTCTTTTATTCACTGCTTTTCATTCCCTTGCTGTATCCAAGGGATTTATAGAGGCTTGGGACATGCAAAAATAGAAAGTTTGTTTTTCTGTTTAGATTCGAACTGCACGTATTGTGGATCTGAACAATACAAGTGCAATCAGTTGCTAAATGTTAAGAAATCGGAATGAAACTATGCAATCTGTTGGGCTGTGGTTACTCATTCTATGCAATCTCTATATCACCATTGATGTTCCAAGAAAAAAAAGGCAATGCCAATAGATGAATATGACTTTTTCttgtttattttatcaaatattacttatttttttaagatattgcaaatattaatttacCATGGAATCCCATTTATTttgaaagttttttttattggtTGTAATAATTTTGAGTATTtaattatggtaattaattatttagaatttattCTAAAATAAGAGTCATCCATGCAGCGGGTGTCTACATGCGGACATCTAGGCAAAGACTCAATTCGATGGGTTAATCGTTGATTTACGATGGATTTTATAtagatttctttttatttaatctCGAGAGAAGGGATCtacaaaatataagaaaatagtCAGGGGTGCACTGAAAATGTTCCGGTGGAGACTCTCCGACGCTCAAATTAAATCAAGAATTACTTGTCAAAAATTAATATGAAGAGaaagtaaaatataataaagcATTCAAAAGGAATTTCCAAAGGGCATGTATTTTGAGAGTTCTTTTGTGAATGTGTGAGAGAGAAAGGATGTCTGAAGTAGAGATTCTCCTGCTTGAGATTAACCGTGAGAGATTAGTTAGCCCTTCTTTTGAGCTAGATAAGTGATACATATATTGGTTGGTCCTCCTGATGGTATCCAGCGTCAAGTCCTATCAGATAGGATGTGTACAACCTTTGACAAGTGTGGCCTATTTATTGTGTACATCACATTAGCCAATTTATCTGTACACATATTTAATACTTCGAAGGGGTTAGAGGGGTCGACAATCTCGTTGGAGGTTGACGCCTTAAGCTGATTTCATCAGATCGCACTCTGGTTATTGAGGTTGGTCGCGCATACATTCAATGCCTCGTTGTAgtatgagttttgaagaaatcTGTCCGTCCACTCCGAATTTTGAAAAGGTCAATCAagatttgtatttattttc is a window from the Manihot esculenta cultivar AM560-2 chromosome 16, M.esculenta_v8, whole genome shotgun sequence genome containing:
- the LOC110603052 gene encoding aldehyde oxidase GLOX1; translation: MAIIIKSLFILPLFFVSGFAEKFDQPNAYQVLNKEHILGPHELFGNPFGNPDDYKKVKVPDDFGTQIQGDDVAAPASNKPQNGPPDSPNLATLGFKGAWELVSKNSGVSAMHAILLPKINQVLMYDATIWKISNIRLPNGECRILNKTTGEKDCWCHSVLYDINNAKLTPLELHTDTWCSSGGLDVNGNLVSTGGFQGGANTVRYLGTCKGCNWREYPTALADRRWYSTQATLADGGFIVVGGRDAFSYEYIPAEGKCNAKPFLFEFLRQTTDPEENNLYPFVFLSTDGNVFIFANSRSVLLSPKSNKIVREFPVLPGGHRNYPASGMAALLPLKLKAEGQTMVNTEVLICGGSAHKDSYSKAEKNIFYTALQDCARMKITGNDSVWRRELMPTPRVMGDMMILPTGEALILNGAKRGASGWGFAREPNFAPVLYNPRAKKGERFTELAPSNIPRMYHSVSAVLPDGKVLVGGSNTNNGYIYDAMYPTELRIEKFSPPYLNPALAKKRPVIQGMPSAITYGGNVAVQIKLEGSQVQQQDLKVAMYCPAFTTHGVSMNQRLIDLGLKEVKSNVGTHTIVAVAPPSNMIAPPGFYLFSVVYQGVPSVAKWVQIK